In Deltaproteobacteria bacterium HGW-Deltaproteobacteria-6, one genomic interval encodes:
- a CDS encoding potassium transporter Kup, with protein sequence MKKNKQDSFWGGVVRSMGIVFGDIGTSPIYTLTVVFALTPRNQDSVLGILSLVVWTLLILVTAEYAWLAMSLAYKGQGGEIMLREILSKTLKPGRKLAFAGLLAFIGVSLLLGDGVITPAITIMSAVEGILLVPGLGNLQMEILILIALVIAVGLFTVQSRGVDKVAGVFGPVMAVWFICLAVTGLVSVATMPGILKAVSPYYAFKFLSENGLAGFFVLSEVILCATGGEALYADMGHLGKKPILHAWYFVFVAVLLNYMGQGVFAIQHPEVKSLLFGMVQHQASYLYIPFLLLTVVATIIASQAIISGTFSVVYQGITTRLMPLMRVAYTSSEMKSQIYIPVVNGTLMCAVICMILIFQRSENLAAAYGMAVTGSMTITGLMMILVFSNMKSKRMKWKLPVAIIVTGIAFMYFVATLSKLPHGAYWSLILAAVPLTLILIWTKGQKHLYESLRPLDFDTFRISYEQIYAKGRNIAGTALYFCRGYQMISPYIVHSIFRSNIIYERNVLISISRTDEPFGLNIQMKQDLAPGLEALEVEAGYREILDIEGLIKEQGIQEKVIFYGVEDIVTRNPIWRVFSLIKRVTPNFVQFSKLPPSRLQGIVTRVEM encoded by the coding sequence TTGAAGAAAAACAAACAGGATTCTTTCTGGGGTGGTGTTGTCCGTTCTATGGGGATTGTGTTCGGCGACATCGGTACAAGCCCCATCTATACCCTGACCGTTGTGTTTGCCCTGACCCCGAGAAACCAGGACAGCGTCCTGGGAATTCTTTCCCTCGTTGTCTGGACATTGCTGATCCTGGTCACCGCCGAATATGCCTGGCTGGCCATGAGCCTCGCCTATAAGGGACAAGGCGGAGAAATCATGCTGCGGGAAATTCTGTCGAAAACGCTTAAACCCGGCCGCAAACTGGCCTTCGCGGGATTGCTGGCGTTCATCGGCGTCTCGCTTTTGCTGGGCGACGGCGTCATCACACCGGCCATCACCATCATGTCCGCCGTGGAAGGCATCCTGCTTGTTCCGGGTCTGGGAAATTTGCAAATGGAAATCCTGATTCTGATTGCGCTTGTGATTGCCGTGGGACTTTTTACCGTTCAATCCCGGGGCGTTGATAAAGTCGCCGGGGTCTTCGGACCGGTCATGGCCGTCTGGTTTATTTGTCTGGCGGTGACGGGTCTGGTTTCCGTCGCCACCATGCCGGGAATCCTGAAGGCCGTCAGCCCCTACTATGCCTTTAAATTTCTCTCGGAAAACGGACTGGCGGGATTTTTTGTCCTTTCCGAGGTTATTTTGTGCGCCACGGGCGGCGAAGCCCTGTATGCCGACATGGGCCATTTGGGCAAGAAACCGATTCTGCATGCCTGGTATTTCGTGTTTGTTGCGGTTCTGCTCAACTATATGGGTCAGGGCGTCTTTGCCATCCAGCATCCTGAAGTCAAATCCCTGCTTTTCGGCATGGTCCAGCACCAGGCTTCTTATCTTTACATTCCTTTTCTCCTGCTCACCGTTGTGGCAACCATTATCGCGTCGCAGGCGATCATCAGCGGAACTTTTTCCGTGGTCTACCAGGGCATTACCACAAGGCTCATGCCGCTCATGAGAGTCGCCTACACCTCCAGCGAGATGAAATCACAGATCTACATTCCCGTCGTCAACGGAACATTGATGTGCGCCGTCATCTGCATGATCCTGATCTTCCAGAGATCGGAAAACCTGGCCGCGGCATACGGCATGGCGGTAACCGGATCAATGACCATTACCGGTCTGATGATGATTCTGGTATTTTCAAACATGAAAAGCAAAAGGATGAAATGGAAACTGCCCGTCGCCATCATTGTGACCGGCATTGCTTTTATGTATTTTGTGGCCACCCTGAGCAAGCTGCCCCACGGCGCTTATTGGTCGCTGATCCTGGCCGCCGTCCCCTTAACCCTGATTCTCATCTGGACAAAGGGCCAGAAACACCTGTACGAATCTTTGCGGCCGCTGGATTTTGACACCTTCCGGATCAGTTATGAACAAATCTACGCCAAGGGAAGAAACATTGCCGGCACAGCCCTTTATTTCTGCCGGGGCTACCAGATGATCTCACCCTATATTGTCCACAGCATCTTTCGCAGCAACATTATTTACGAACGGAATGTGCTCATTTCCATCAGCCGTACCGATGAACCCTTCGGCCTGAACATCCAGATGAAACAGGATCTGGCGCCGGGTCTGGAGGCTCTCGAAGTGGAAGCCGGATACCGGGAAATTCTTGATATCGAGGGTCTGATTAAAGAACAGGGCATTCAGGAAAAGGTCATCTTTTACGGGGTGGAGGATATCGTCACGCGCAATCCCATCTGGCGGGTCTTCAGCCTGATCAAACGGGTCACGCCCAATTTCGTGCAGTTCAGCAAGCTGCCGCCCAGCCGGCTGCAGGGGATTGTCACGCGGGTGGAAATGTGA
- a CDS encoding ATP-binding protein has translation MLIKQMPARVESLHELLTFIRTEAEKRGFSESALNRIELVVEEALVNVFVHGYARDQGEVEIRCLVSDDPSLTIEIRDAGVSFDPLSLAAPDVESDLTKRRIGGMGVFFIRKMTDKVAYRREGDSNVLTMTFLNR, from the coding sequence ATGCTGATCAAACAAATGCCCGCCCGGGTGGAAAGCCTGCACGAGTTGCTGACTTTTATCAGGACCGAGGCTGAAAAAAGAGGATTTTCCGAGAGCGCTCTGAATCGGATCGAACTGGTTGTGGAAGAGGCGCTGGTCAATGTGTTCGTGCATGGCTATGCCCGGGATCAGGGAGAGGTCGAAATACGCTGTCTGGTTTCAGATGATCCGTCGCTGACCATTGAAATCCGCGATGCGGGCGTTTCTTTCGATCCGCTGTCCCTTGCCGCCCCGGATGTGGAATCCGATCTGACAAAACGCAGAATCGGCGGCATGGGTGTGTTTTTTATCCGCAAGATGACCGACAAGGTGGCCTATCGGCGTGAAGGCGACAGCAATGTCCTGACCATGACGTTTTTGAATCGCTGA
- a CDS encoding anti-sigma factor antagonist yields MEIVVTNESDISVFAIKGRLDAVSVPQLEEQLNSWFEQPGKKLIFDLDGLEYISSAGLRVFLTTAKKMKARDGKLCMARLRDNVKDVFTISGFIALIPSFDNLGAAQDAVR; encoded by the coding sequence ATGGAAATTGTTGTCACCAATGAGTCAGATATCTCTGTTTTTGCGATTAAAGGCAGACTGGACGCCGTATCCGTTCCTCAACTGGAAGAGCAGCTCAATTCGTGGTTTGAACAACCGGGAAAAAAGCTGATTTTTGATCTGGACGGGCTCGAGTACATCAGCAGCGCCGGCCTGAGAGTATTTCTTACCACCGCTAAGAAAATGAAAGCGCGTGACGGAAAGCTTTGTATGGCCAGGCTTCGGGATAACGTGAAAGACGTGTTCACCATTTCGGGATTCATCGCTCTGATCCCCTCCTTCGACAACCTCGGAGCGGCACAAGACGCCGTGCGATAA
- a CDS encoding phenylacetate--CoA ligase, with amino-acid sequence MIYNEEFETLPREALEALQLKRLQQVASRLYHNVGFYKKSFDKAGVSPDHLKTLGDLKRFPFTTKQDLRDNYPFGLFATPMSNVVRLHASSGTTGASTVVGYTKRDIDTWAELMGRCFVAAGLTKNDIIHNAYGYGLFTGGLGAHYGAEKIGASVIPMSGGNTKRQITILQDFGPTAICCTPSYALNLAEQGRAMGVDMRALKLRVGVFGAEPWSEQMRQEIEKVLNLTAMNIYGLSEIMGPGVAMECTEARDGMHIFEDHFLVETINPETGDVLPPGEEGELVFTTLTKEAFPLIRYRTRDISRLNPAPCRCGRTHYRMGRVMGRSDDMLIIRGVNVYPSQIEAVLVGIEGLEPHYQLIVNREGTLDTLEVQVELSEKQAANFDEVKVLQKLEGQLKKDMKDYLGITAKIKLVEPKTIQRFEGKASRVIDKRKL; translated from the coding sequence ATGATCTATAATGAAGAATTTGAAACACTCCCCCGGGAAGCCCTGGAAGCGCTGCAACTCAAAAGACTGCAACAGGTCGCCTCGCGGCTTTATCATAATGTTGGTTTTTATAAAAAGTCTTTTGACAAAGCGGGCGTCTCGCCGGACCATCTGAAAACGCTTGGCGACCTGAAACGATTCCCTTTTACCACCAAGCAGGATTTGCGGGATAATTATCCTTTCGGATTGTTCGCCACGCCGATGAGCAACGTCGTGCGCCTGCACGCCTCTTCGGGCACCACAGGCGCGTCCACGGTGGTCGGCTATACGAAGCGCGACATTGACACCTGGGCGGAATTGATGGGGCGGTGCTTTGTTGCCGCTGGCCTCACCAAAAACGACATCATCCATAATGCATACGGGTACGGACTGTTCACCGGGGGTTTGGGCGCTCATTACGGAGCGGAGAAAATCGGCGCCAGCGTCATCCCGATGTCCGGGGGCAACACCAAACGGCAGATCACGATTTTGCAGGACTTCGGACCTACGGCCATCTGCTGCACACCTTCTTATGCTTTGAATCTGGCCGAACAGGGACGAGCCATGGGCGTGGATATGCGGGCGCTTAAACTGCGCGTGGGCGTCTTCGGCGCAGAACCCTGGAGTGAACAGATGCGCCAGGAAATTGAAAAAGTGCTGAACCTCACCGCGATGAATATTTACGGCCTGTCCGAAATCATGGGCCCCGGCGTGGCCATGGAGTGCACCGAAGCACGCGACGGCATGCATATCTTTGAAGATCATTTTCTGGTGGAAACCATTAATCCGGAAACGGGCGACGTATTGCCTCCGGGCGAGGAAGGCGAGCTGGTCTTCACAACACTGACCAAGGAAGCCTTTCCGCTGATCCGGTACCGGACTCGCGACATATCCCGTTTGAACCCCGCGCCCTGCCGCTGCGGACGGACGCATTACCGCATGGGCCGCGTCATGGGCCGAAGCGACGACATGCTGATCATCCGCGGCGTCAATGTCTACCCCTCGCAGATCGAAGCCGTGCTGGTGGGCATTGAAGGCCTCGAACCGCATTACCAGCTCATCGTGAACCGGGAAGGCACGCTGGATACGCTGGAGGTTCAGGTGGAGCTTTCGGAAAAACAAGCCGCCAATTTTGACGAGGTCAAGGTGCTGCAAAAGCTGGAGGGGCAGCTGAAGAAAGACATGAAAGACTACCTGGGCATCACCGCCAAAATCAAACTGGTCGAGCCCAAAACCATTCAGCGCTTTGAAGGCAAGGCCAGCCGGGTGATTGATAAGAGAAAGTTGTAG